Within Amycolatopsis sp. cg5, the genomic segment ACCGGACAACCGGGCACGGCTGGTCGTGATGACCGCGCAACTGGGACTGCCCGGCAGCAACGGGACGACCTGCTCCTCGCTCGTGACGTCGTCGAGCACCACCAGCAAACGTTTGCTGGCCAGGCGGCTCCGGTACAGCTCGGCGCGTTCCTGCAGGTCTTCCGGCACGGCCGTGCCCGCGACGCCGAGCGCGCGTAGGAAACGGGCGAGCAGTTTCGCTGTGCGGTCGTCGTCGTTGGGGGACTGCAGATCGGCGTAGAGGTGACCGTCCGGGAAGGTCTCGGCGAGCTCGTGTGCCGCTCGGATGGCCAAACTGGACTTGCCGACGCCGCCTTTGCCCGAAATGGACACGATCCGGACCGCGTAGGACGCCATCGACGGGTCGGGGTCGTCGGCGAGGATCTGCTTGATCTCGGACAAATGCCGCTCGCGGCCGGTGAAGTCGGCGATGCTGGCGGGAAGCTGGCGTGGCGCCACGAGCTGCTCGGCGGGCGCCGCGGGGCGGTGTTCTTCGGCGGGAGAAGAGGGAAGCGCGGCGAGTGCGGGCTCGGGTGCCGGCGCCTCGCGGAGGTTGAGGCCGGGGTCGCGGTTGAGTATGGCGCGTTCGAGCTTCTGCAGCTCCTGGCCGGGCTCGATGCCGACCTCGTCGATCAGGGTCGCCCGTGCGCGGCGGCAGACTTCGAGCGCCTCGGCCTGCCTGCCCGCGCGGTAGAGGGCCAGCATGAGGAAGCCGTACAGGCGCTCACGCAGCGGGTTCTCGTCGATGAGCGCCTGGATCTCGCCGCTGAGCCGCTCGTGCCTGCCGAGCGCGAGGTCGAGCCGGACGCGTTCCTCGACGGCCGCGAATCTTCGGTCCTCCAACAGAGCGGCCCCGCGCTGCACGAGATCGCTGGGGATCCCGGCGAGGGCGGGGCCGCGCCACAGCGCGAGCGCTCTGCGTAGGGTTTCCGCGGCTTCGCTGGTGTTGCCCGCTTCGGAGTGTTCGCGCGCGGAGAGCACCTGCGCCGCGAATTCCTCACTGTCCAGGTCGGACGAAGCGATTTCCAGCAGGTAACCGGGTGGCCGGGTGCGGATCGCGCCCGGCTGCCCGTTGTCACCGAAAAGCTTGCGCAGCGCGGAGATGCAGATCTGGATCTGCCCGCGCGCCGTCGACGGCGGCGAGGTGTCCCATACCGCGTCGATCAGCTGCTCGACCGGGGTGACCCGGTTCGCGTTCAAGGCCAGCATGGACAAAACCACGCGCTGCCTTGGTCCCCCCAGGTCCAGAGACCGGTCTCCCACGACCAGTTCTGGTGGACCAAGCAGTCTGAGTCCCATGTGCCCCTCGCTCCATGAATGCTTGGCGCGATGCCGTGGGCCATGGTAATTCGCGAGAGCGCCTCAGGAGTAGCAAAGGCCTCCTCTATCCCAAAATACGTGCAGAACTTCTAAGGCTCGTTCGACCATTCGGCGGTAGGTATTGACGTATGGCCAGCAGCCGGTAATCATCCGCGTTCGGAGTGTGCCCGAAGCCCGGTCCGTGAATTACCGCCGGAAATTCCGTTTGACACCAACGCCCGTTTCCGCTCTCGGCCTGCGGATGTCCTGTGCTACACCGGCTTGCCGTTCACCTTGACGTTGGTGAACACGACGTCCTTCGCGTTGCTGATTGACGGTTTCGCCGTGTCGATCTTGGTGAACACGCAGTCGGTGGCGTGGAACGTCTCGAGCGGGCTGTCGGCCGAACCGTTGATCTTCACCGCGAACGGCGAGTCGTCGAGCTTGATGTCGGAGAGGAAGATGTTGCGCACCTTCGGGTGCACGATGGCGCCGAAGCCGGGCCCGGTCAGGCTGTAGTTCATGTCGACATAAACACCGCCGCGATCGCATGGGCCGCCGGAGAGCCTGCGCACGTAGATGCCGTCAATTATGCCGCCGCGGCGCTTGTTGGTCTTGATGTACACGCCATAGAAGGACTTGTAGGACGAACCGATATGAATCCGGTTGTCCTGCGCGAATACGTTGCGCACCCCGCCGGACATCTCGCTGCCGATGGTGATGGCGCCCCAGCGGCCGTAGTAGTCGTTGTTCTCGATGACGATGTTCTCGCTGGGCACGCCGACCCGGCGGCCGTCGGTGTCACGGCCGGACTTGATCACCGTGCCGTCGTCGCCGGTGTCGAAATCGCAGCCGGTGATGTGGACGTCCGAGCAGCTCTCCGGGTCGCAGCCGTCGACCATCGCGCCGCGGCTGTACACCTTGACGTTCTTCACGGTCACGTTCTGCGAAAGCACGGGGTGAATGGTCCACATCGCCGGGTTCTTGATCGAAACATCCGATATCAGGATGTTCTTGCATTTGTAGAACTGGATCATGTTCGGCTTGAGGTAGTGCCCGTTGCCGTATTTGCGCTCGGCGACCGGCACCCCGTCGACGGCCTGCTGCTGCAGCTTGTCCCAGTCGGGCCCGCGCTTGTCGTCGTAGCCGAACCACGGGCCGTTCTTCGCGTCGCCGTCGAGCGTGCCGCCGCCGGTGATCGCCACGTTCGTCTGGCCGTACGCGTAGATGAACGGCGAGAAGTTCATGCACTCGATGCCCTGCCAGCGCGTCGACACCAGCGGATACGAGGCGGCGTCGGTCTTGAACTTGACCGTCGCGCCCGCCGCGACGTTGAGCTCCACATTGGACAGGAAGTGGATCGCGCCGGTCTTGTACGTGCCGGAGGCCGGCACGAGCACCCGGCCGCCACCTGCGGCGTTGCAGGCCGCGATGGCGTCTTTGAACGCCTTCGTGCAGTCGGCCTTGCCGTCGCCCTTGGCGCCGTAGTCGAGGATGTTGAAGGTCTTGTTAGGGAAGGTCGGCGGCACGATCCTGGCCAGGATGACCGGCACCTGATCCCACGGGTCGGCGGGCGCGGCGGGCCCGCCGAGTGCTCGTCCGGCGGCCTGCGCGCCCGGCGTGCCGAACAGCGCGCCCGTGACGAGGAGGCCACCGGCCACCCCCGCTGTCTTCAGGAAATCGCGGCGAGAGCTGCCACTGGTCATGCGAACGCCTCCGTTGGCTTTCGAGCACGCTGATATATGATGTATAGAATGCGATAGCGAACGGACCTGGTCAACAAGCCGATGGTCGGGTTTCGCACGGCGTGAGAAGCGGCGGCCGTAGGGCGGTCCCCACCTCAGGCTCTCCGGTTCACCGGCTGTGGCCGGACGGGCGGGCGCACCAGGCTTGGGCGCATGAAAACACTCCGCACCAAGGTGGTCGCGACCGTGCTCGCGGCCGGATTGCTGCTGACGACACCCGCGATGGCCGTCGCCGGTCGTCCGGCACGGGGCGCGCTGGTCAGCCACGAACTGGTCCAAACGCTCGGGCAGGATGAGCTGAAGGGCGCGTTCGGCCCGTTCTCCGACAGCCTGGCCGAATACGGTGTCGACGCCTACCGCGTCGTCTACCGCACGATCGACGCGCACGGCCGCCCGACGACCGCGAGCGGTCTGGTGGCGTTCCCGCGCCGGTCAGGGGCGCTACGGGTGGTCTCGTACACCCATGGCACCAGGACCGGGCGCGACGACGTGGCGTCGATGACGCCGGAGACCATGGACCGGCCCGCCGTACTGCTGATCGCGTCGGCCGGGTATGCCGCGGTCGCGCCCGACTACCTCGGCCTCGGCGTCGGACCCGGGTTCCATCCGTACGGTGACAAGGCTTCCGAAGCGACAGCGGCGGCGGACATGCTCAAGGCGGCGCGCGCGTTCGCCGCGCGGCAGTACCACAGGCTCGACCGCGACGTCTATCTCACCGGGTTCTCCCAGGGCGGCCAGGCGGCGATGGAGCTCGGAAAGGCGCTGCGTGACGGCGCCGATCCCGGCTCGCGGGTGCGCGGGCTCGCCCCGATCAACGGGCCGTACGACGTCCAGCACGCGGAGCTGCCGGGTGTGCTGGACAACGGCGAGGTCACGCCGGACATCGGCACCTTCTACCTGGCGTACTGGACGGTTTCGATGAACCGCCTGCACCGGATCTACGACCGCCCCGAAGAGGTCTTCAACCCGGGCTACCTGGGCACGCCGTCGCTGTTCGACGGCAGCCTCGGCGAGGACAGGATCTTCCCGAAGCTGCCGTCGCGCCCGGAGCTGCTGTTCACGCCCGCGTACATCGAGCGGATGCGACATCCGTCGGGTGGACTTTCGGACGCCCTCAGTGCGACCGACGGGACCTGCTCGTGGCGGGTGAACGTGCCGATCCGGCTCTTCGCGGCGCGCGGCGACACCGACGTTCCCATCGCCAACGCGAAGCACTGCCAGGCCGACCTGGCCCGACGAGGTGTCGAAGCGCCGATCACCGATTTCGGCGCCGTCGACCACTACGCCTCGTTCTTCCGTGCGCTGCCGGAAGTGCTCGGCTGGTTCAAAACCCTCAAATAGGTCGTGAGTGGTATGGCCGGTTAGAACCGGCCATACCACTCACGACTCTATGAAATCAGTTGGGCGGATTCGGCCTGGTAGTTGTTCGCGCCGGAGTCCCACTGCTCGGTCGGGAGGTTGACACCGGTCGGGGTCGCGTAGGAGACGAAAATGCGGACCCAGCCGTTGCCGTAGTTGTAGAACGCGGCGAGGTCGGTGCGCCCGTCGCCGTTGTAGTCACCGGAAAGCCAGCGCGAACGGCCGAGTTCCCAGTTGCCGTTCCCGGTCTCCCAGGTCGCCGCCGGGTCGAGGAACCCGGTCGGCGTGCCGTACCAGGTGTACATCTTGGTGTTGGCGTTGCCGAGGTCGTACAGGCCCGCGATGTCGGCGCGGCCGTCACCGTTGTAGTCGCCCGCGACCCAGCGCGCGTTCTCCGCGGCGTAGTTGTTCGGGCCGCTGAACCACTTTTCGACCGGGTTGACGTTGCCGCTTTCGGTCGAGTAGGCCACGAACAGCCGGACGACGCCGCCACCGTAGTTGTAGTTGGCCGCGAGGTCCGTGCGGCCGTCGCCGTTGAAGTCACCGCTGATCCAGTTGGCGCGGTAGGACTCCCAGTTGCCCGGCTTGCTGTCGAAGCGCTCGACCGGGTCCGTGAAACCGTCGGCCTTGCCGGACCAGACGTAGAGCTTGGTCTGGCCGCCGCCGAGGTCGTAGAAGCCGCCGATGTCGGTCTTGCCGTCGCCGTTGAAGTCACCGGTGACCCACTTGGCGTTCTGCGCGGCCGTGTTGCCGAACCCGCTGTCCCACTTGACGACCGGGTTTTCGAAGCCGGTCGCGTTCGCGTAGAACACCCACAGCCTGGTCAGGCCGTCGTTGTAGTTGTAGAACGCCGCCGCGTCGGTGCGGCCGTCACCGTTGAAGTCACCGCTGACCCAGCGGGCGCGGTAGGCCTCCCAGTTGCCCGGCGCGGTTTCCCAGCGCTGGGTCGGGACGCCGAGCGCGGGCGAGCCGCCGTTCCAGCCGAAGATCTTGTTCGACGCGCCGCCGGTGTCGTAGGAGGCGGCGATGTCGTCACGGCCGTCGCCGGTGAAGTCCGGGCGGCCCGTCTGGCCCTTCACCGTCGCCGAAACCGGCTCGGACGCGGGGCTCGTGCCCGGCACCACGCGGTAGTACCAGGTCTGCTTCGCGGGCAGCGCCGCGTGCGTGAACGACGGCGAGCTGACCGTGCCCAGCAGGGTGGACGGTCCGATCGGGACCTCGGGCGAGGTCGAGCCGTACACCTTGAACGAGGAGTACCACAGTGGACGCCAGCTCAGGGTGATCGCGTGCTGCGTCGCGGGAGTCGCGGTCAGCGCGGTGACCTGGCGCTCCAGCCAGCCCGCCAGATTGTCCACACGGGACTCGACGGCGCCGTCGCGTGTCTCCGTCTCGCCTGCGCAGCCGTGCTGCAGCGAAGTGCTGTGCAGCGCGACGACCTCGACGCCGGTGTCGGTGTCCCGGAACGCGGGACCGCCCCAATCGCCCTTGCAGATGGCGGCGTCGCCCGCGACGTCAATGGTCGTCGCGGCCACCGAGGTCACCGAAAGCACTCCGCTGTAAGGCTTTTCGGGCGCGTTTTCGGTGTCGGTGCGGCCGTGACCGGCCACTCGCAGCTGCTCGCCCTGCGTGGGCGCGGTGGTGCCGACCCGGACCGGGTCGATGCCGGTGACCGGGCTCGCCAGCTTGGCGAGCACCACGTCGCGGTCCGGCCGGGTGACCAGGTCGACGACCGCGCGGGACTGCCCGCCGAGCGTCGCCTGGGTGGCGACCTTCGGCGCGCCGCCCTGACCGGCGTTCTCGATGAAGCAGTTGTTCGCCGAGAGCACCCACTGTGTGTCGATCAGCACACCGGAGCACGTCCGGGTGCCCACGGTGAGTTTCGCGACGAACGCGTAGGAGTTCCCGAGCGAGGGCCCGCCGCCCGCGATGGCGCCCGCCGGAGCCGCTGCGAGTGCCGCTCCCGCGGCGAAAACGGCCAAAGTGGCTAGAAAACGGCCAGTACGTGTCTGTCTCATCAAGTCCCCAGATTTTCCTCGCGCACCAGAAAATCGGCGACCTTTTTCGATGCTGAAAAAGATGCCGATTCCCGGTAAAGCGCGACTACCCCAGTAGTGACACCCGAGGCTAGCAGGGCGCGACGACCGTGGCCAAGAACGCCTGGAAGGCGCTCACGAGTTCGAGCGGCGCCTCCTCCGGCACGTAGTGGTCCGACGGCAAGGCGTAGCCCTGCACGTCGACGGCGTAGTCGCGCCAGACGTCGACCACGTCGTAGGTGCGGCCGACGAAGCTGTGCCTGCCCCACAGCGCCAGCATCGGGCAGGTGACCAGCTGACCCTGCGCGGCGTCCGCGTCGTCGTGCTCCAGGTCGATCGAGGCGGCCGCGCGGTAGTCCTCGCAGGACGCGTGGACGGCGGCCGGGTCGGAGAAGCAGCGCACGTACTCGCGCATCGCGGCCGGGTCGAACGGCACGCCACCGTGATGGCGTGCCTCCATTCTGGACCGCACCCAGAACTCCGGGTCGTTGCCGATCAGCCGCTCGGGGATCCCGTCGCCGGCCGCGAGGAAGAACCAGTGGTAGTAGCCGAGCCCGAAATGGGTGTCGGCCTGCTGGAACGCGTGCAACGTCGGCACCACGTCGAGCACCGCCAGCGCGGTGACCGCGCCGGGGTGGTCGAGCGCGAGCCGGTGCCCGACGCGGGCGCCGCGATCGTGGCCGAGCACGGCGAACCGGTCGAAGCCGAGCGCCCGCATCACCCGCACCATGTCCAGCGCCATCACGCGTTTGGAGTAGCCGGCGTGCCCGGGGCCGGCCGGTGGCTTGTCGCTGTCGCCGTAGCCGCGCAGGTCCGCCAGCACCACGGTGTGCTCGGCGGCCAGCAGCGGCGCGACGTGATGCCAGATCAGATGGGTCTGCGGGTAGCCGTGCAGCAGCAGGACCGGGGGACCATCGCCGCCGACGACCGTGGTGATCCGCACGCCGTCGGCGTCCACCGACCGCCGCGTGAACGAGGCGGGCAGTGGCACGCTCATCGCAGGTACTCCACGAGTTTCGCGGTGAACTCGGCGGTCGTCGCGGTGCCACCGAGGTCGGGGGTGCGCAGGTCGGTCTTGGCCAGCACGGCCGCCATCGCGTCGGTGATGTCGGCGGCCGCGGCGGGCAGCCCGAGGTGCTCGAGCATCATCGCGGCCGCCCAGATCGCGCCGAGCGGGTTGGCGATGCCCTGACCCGCGATGTCCGGCGCCGAGCCGTGCACCGGCTCGAACATGGACGGGAATTCGCGGCTGGGGTTGATGTTCCCGGCGGGCGCGATGCCGATGCTGCCCGCGACGGCGGCGGCGAGGTCGGACAGGATGTCGCCGAAGAGGTTGGACCCGACGATCACGTCGAATCGGCCGGGATGCAGCACGATCTTGGCGCACAGCGCGTCGATGTGCTCCTGGTTCCACCGCACCCCGGGGAACTCGACGGCCCGTTCGCGCACGATCTCGTCCCAGAACGGCATGGTGTGCACGATCCCGTTGGACTTTGTCGCCGAGATCAGCCTGCCTTTGCGCCGCGCCGCCAGCTCGAACGCGTAGTCGACGATCCGGGTGATGCCGCCGCGGGTGAACACGGCCTCCTGCACGGCCATCTCCTCGGGCAGGCCCAGATTGTGCCGCCCGCCGATCTCGCTGTACTCGCCCTCGACGTTCTCCCTGACCACGATGAAGTCGACCTCGCCGGGCACCGCGGCGCGCAGCGGGCTCTCCACGCCGTCGAACACCTTGATCGGGCGCAGGTTCACGTACTGGCGGAACCGGCGGCGGATCGGGATCAGCAGTCCCCAGAGCGAGAGGTGGTCGGGCACCTCCGGCCTGCCGACGGCGCCGAGGAAGATCGCGTCGTGGTCGCGGAGCCGGTCGATGCCGTCGGCGGGCATCATCGAGCCTTCACGCAGGTAGCGCTCGCACGACCAGTCGAACTCGTCGTAGGTGAAGTTCAGGTCGTGCTTCTTGCAGACCACGTCGAGCACATCGAGCGCGGCGGGAGTGACCTCCTGGCCGATTCCGTCACCGGGGATGAGGGCGATGTGGAAGTTCTGGGTCATGAAGAGAGTTTGAACAGCGCGTTACCGGTCCGTCTAAGACGAGTAGTCGACAACCCTTATAGCTTTGGCCTATCAACCGCTGCTGACAGGAATTCACGGGCCGCCGGTGTGATCGGGCCGATCCGCCGCGCGAGGGCGATGTGCAGGTACGCGGGCGGGTCCAGCTGCAGAACCTTGGCTCCGGCCGACTCCGCGAGCGTGGTCCAGGCGTCGGTCAAGATGGCCATACCGGCCCCCTTGAGGACTAGGGGGAGGATGGCTTCGCGGTACTCGGTTTCGATCGCGATTGTCAGGTCGACGCCCGCCGCGCGGATCTCGTCGACCAGCCTGCGCATGCCGGTGCCCTCCTGGCCGACGATCACCCGCTGGCCGGAAAGTTGTTCGTGACCGACGGCGGCGCCTGCCGGGAACGGGTTGTCCGGCGGCACCACGAGCACGAACCGCTGCTTGCTCACCGGGGTCATCAGGATGCCGGACGCGGTCGTCGGCTCGCTGCTGCCGAGCATGCCGATCTCGGCGATCCCGGTGCGGACCATGTCGATCACGTGCTTGGCGGTGAACGCGGCACGCACCACCACCGAGACGCCGGGCCGCCGCGCGGTGAACCGGCTGATCATGCTGCTCAGCGGTTCGACCGACTGCGACGGCATGGTCGCGATCTCGACCCGCCCGGTGGTCAGTCCCGCGACGGACTCGACGCTGGCGCGTGCGAAGTCCATCCCGTGCACCACCTGCCTGGCCGGTTCGATGAGCGCGTGGCCCGCTTCGGTGAGCATCACCTTGCGGCCGACGCGGTGGAAGAGGTTGCTGCCGAGGTCGCGTTCCAGCGCGCGAATGGCCTGTGACAACGACGGTTGCGCCAAGTGCAGCGCGCGGGCGGCGGCGTTGATCCCGCCCTGGTCGACCACGGCCAGGAAGTACTCGAGCTGGCGGGCTTCCACGGAAGCAACCTCCCCCACAAGCGCGTCAGAGTGCTACGTCAGCGTACGTCGTGCCGAGCTTGGCACCGTTGAGAAAGGCGGATGCTTTGCCACTGTTGCCGCCCGAGCGGTAAATGCCCCACTTGTGGTTGAGGTGGTCGCCCCAGATCGTCGGGCCGGGGTACCGGGTCTGGCCGTTGCCGAACGTCTGCTGCTTGCCGTTGACCCAGAACTCGGTCCAGCCGTCGTTGCCCTTGCTGATCTTGTAGCCGATGACGAAGCTGTTCCACGAGTTCAGTGGGAAGTTCATCGACCAGATGTGCTTGCTGGACCCGTTGGGGTTGGTGAGCTGGAAGTTCAGCTTGCCGTCGCCGACCGTCCGCAGCACGTACGGCCCGGACTGCGGCTTCCCGGATTCGTAGCCGGAGATGTGCAGCTGGTAGACCGCGACCCACTTGTCGCTGGGGTTGATGCCCTGCCACAGCGAACGCCAGCCGATGTACTGGGTCTGGCCGAGCATCGAGTTGTCGATGCGTAGCACCGAACCGTCCGGCTTGCGCAGCCCGCGGGTCTCGCAGCGTTCCTTGCCGTTGGCCCAGTCGTTGATGTCGTAACGGAAACACTGTCCGTACTTGCCTTGCGGGTCCGCCGCGACGCCGATCTTGCCGGGATCGGTTTCCAGGCCGTCGAACACTTTGGTGCCTCGTGCGGGATCTCCGGTCCACAACACGCTGCGCACGGCCGACGCCGGTGGCGCGGTGAGCAGCAAGGGAGTGGCCGCGAGTGCGCCGAGAGCGGTACGCCTGCTGATGGGGGACATGGAACCTCCGCGGTCTTCAGCGCGCGGGTGCGCGCGGGATGGTGACGGCGGTGAGGCAATCCTCCAACGGACTGGTTCGATCGGCAACAGTTCACACAGAGAGTAATAGTTAGGAAAGTTTCCTAACGCCCTTGTATTCGCGGTGTCGCACGTGTCACGCTTCCCCTCGTCGCCGCCACTGACAAAGCCGTCCTGAGGTGAGGAGAGCGATGAGAAAGACTTTGGGTTTGGTGGCCACCGCGGCCACACTGGTGACCGGACTCGTCGGAGTTTCCGGAGGGGCCTCCGCCGCGACGCAGGCGAGTTCCTATGTGCCCGGCACCATCCGGCCGTCCGCTTCGCAGGCGGTGCAGGACGCGGCGCTGATGAAGTACTACGACTTCTGGAAGAAGAACTTCCTCACCACCAAATGCGGTTCCGGGACCTACGCGGTGCTGGCCAAGGACGCCGATCACTCCTTCGTCGCCGAGGGCGAGGGCTACGGCATGACCATCGCGGCGCTGATGGCCAACAAGGATTCGCAGGCGCACGCGATTTTCGACGGGATCTTGAAGTTCGTGAAGTCCCGTCCTTCGGTCAACAACAAGGATCTGCACGCCGCCGAGCAGGACAGCAACTGCAAGAGCGTCAACGGCAGTGACTCCGCGACCGACGGTGACCTGGAGATCGCGTACGGCCTGCTGATCGCGGACAAGGTGTGGGGCAGCGGCGGCACGTACAACTACAAGGCCGAAGCCGTGCGGGTCATCAACGCCATCAAGAAGAGCGAAGTCAACTCCAGCACCAAGTTCATGCGCCTCGGTGACTGGGCGACGGACAGCAAGTACACCAACAGCTC encodes:
- a CDS encoding alpha/beta fold hydrolase; this translates as MSVPLPASFTRRSVDADGVRITTVVGGDGPPVLLLHGYPQTHLIWHHVAPLLAAEHTVVLADLRGYGDSDKPPAGPGHAGYSKRVMALDMVRVMRALGFDRFAVLGHDRGARVGHRLALDHPGAVTALAVLDVVPTLHAFQQADTHFGLGYYHWFFLAAGDGIPERLIGNDPEFWVRSRMEARHHGGVPFDPAAMREYVRCFSDPAAVHASCEDYRAAASIDLEHDDADAAQGQLVTCPMLALWGRHSFVGRTYDVVDVWRDYAVDVQGYALPSDHYVPEEAPLELVSAFQAFLATVVAPC
- a CDS encoding tartrate dehydrogenase, which encodes MTQNFHIALIPGDGIGQEVTPAALDVLDVVCKKHDLNFTYDEFDWSCERYLREGSMMPADGIDRLRDHDAIFLGAVGRPEVPDHLSLWGLLIPIRRRFRQYVNLRPIKVFDGVESPLRAAVPGEVDFIVVRENVEGEYSEIGGRHNLGLPEEMAVQEAVFTRGGITRIVDYAFELAARRKGRLISATKSNGIVHTMPFWDEIVRERAVEFPGVRWNQEHIDALCAKIVLHPGRFDVIVGSNLFGDILSDLAAAVAGSIGIAPAGNINPSREFPSMFEPVHGSAPDIAGQGIANPLGAIWAAAMMLEHLGLPAAAADITDAMAAVLAKTDLRTPDLGGTATTAEFTAKLVEYLR
- a CDS encoding FG-GAP-like repeat-containing protein, coding for MAVFAAGAALAAAPAGAIAGGGPSLGNSYAFVAKLTVGTRTCSGVLIDTQWVLSANNCFIENAGQGGAPKVATQATLGGQSRAVVDLVTRPDRDVVLAKLASPVTGIDPVRVGTTAPTQGEQLRVAGHGRTDTENAPEKPYSGVLSVTSVAATTIDVAGDAAICKGDWGGPAFRDTDTGVEVVALHSTSLQHGCAGETETRDGAVESRVDNLAGWLERQVTALTATPATQHAITLSWRPLWYSSFKVYGSTSPEVPIGPSTLLGTVSSPSFTHAALPAKQTWYYRVVPGTSPASEPVSATVKGQTGRPDFTGDGRDDIAASYDTGGASNKIFGWNGGSPALGVPTQRWETAPGNWEAYRARWVSGDFNGDGRTDAAAFYNYNDGLTRLWVFYANATGFENPVVKWDSGFGNTAAQNAKWVTGDFNGDGKTDIGGFYDLGGGQTKLYVWSGKADGFTDPVERFDSKPGNWESYRANWISGDFNGDGRTDLAANYNYGGGVVRLFVAYSTESGNVNPVEKWFSGPNNYAAENARWVAGDYNGDGRADIAGLYDLGNANTKMYTWYGTPTGFLDPAATWETGNGNWELGRSRWLSGDYNGDGRTDLAAFYNYGNGWVRIFVSYATPTGVNLPTEQWDSGANNYQAESAQLIS
- a CDS encoding alpha/beta hydrolase family protein produces the protein MKTLRTKVVATVLAAGLLLTTPAMAVAGRPARGALVSHELVQTLGQDELKGAFGPFSDSLAEYGVDAYRVVYRTIDAHGRPTTASGLVAFPRRSGALRVVSYTHGTRTGRDDVASMTPETMDRPAVLLIASAGYAAVAPDYLGLGVGPGFHPYGDKASEATAAADMLKAARAFAARQYHRLDRDVYLTGFSQGGQAAMELGKALRDGADPGSRVRGLAPINGPYDVQHAELPGVLDNGEVTPDIGTFYLAYWTVSMNRLHRIYDRPEEVFNPGYLGTPSLFDGSLGEDRIFPKLPSRPELLFTPAYIERMRHPSGGLSDALSATDGTCSWRVNVPIRLFAARGDTDVPIANAKHCQADLARRGVEAPITDFGAVDHYASFFRALPEVLGWFKTLK
- a CDS encoding glycosyl hydrolase family 8 encodes the protein MRKTLGLVATAATLVTGLVGVSGGASAATQASSYVPGTIRPSASQAVQDAALMKYYDFWKKNFLTTKCGSGTYAVLAKDADHSFVAEGEGYGMTIAALMANKDSQAHAIFDGILKFVKSRPSVNNKDLHAAEQDSNCKSVNGSDSATDGDLEIAYGLLIADKVWGSGGTYNYKAEAVRVINAIKKSEVNSSTKFMRLGDWATDSKYTNSSRSSDWMPGHFRAFEKATGDSTWGSIRSKHESAVSSLQSSYASSTGLLPDFVVNTNSTPKPAGSNFLEGPNDGKYSWNACRDPWRLGADAITAEGSAAVNQVKKMNTWIKSTTGGDPSKIVSGYSLSGSKVESDKHPCFTAPFAVAAMTDPGSQAWLDKLFTSITSFSPDSSDYYGTGITVQVLIILSGNFIAP
- a CDS encoding glycosyl hydrolase family 28 protein; the protein is MTSGSSRRDFLKTAGVAGGLLVTGALFGTPGAQAAGRALGGPAAPADPWDQVPVILARIVPPTFPNKTFNILDYGAKGDGKADCTKAFKDAIAACNAAGGGRVLVPASGTYKTGAIHFLSNVELNVAAGATVKFKTDAASYPLVSTRWQGIECMNFSPFIYAYGQTNVAITGGGTLDGDAKNGPWFGYDDKRGPDWDKLQQQAVDGVPVAERKYGNGHYLKPNMIQFYKCKNILISDVSIKNPAMWTIHPVLSQNVTVKNVKVYSRGAMVDGCDPESCSDVHITGCDFDTGDDGTVIKSGRDTDGRRVGVPSENIVIENNDYYGRWGAITIGSEMSGGVRNVFAQDNRIHIGSSYKSFYGVYIKTNKRRGGIIDGIYVRRLSGGPCDRGGVYVDMNYSLTGPGFGAIVHPKVRNIFLSDIKLDDSPFAVKINGSADSPLETFHATDCVFTKIDTAKPSISNAKDVVFTNVKVNGKPV
- a CDS encoding LysR family transcriptional regulator, which produces MEARQLEYFLAVVDQGGINAAARALHLAQPSLSQAIRALERDLGSNLFHRVGRKVMLTEAGHALIEPARQVVHGMDFARASVESVAGLTTGRVEIATMPSQSVEPLSSMISRFTARRPGVSVVVRAAFTAKHVIDMVRTGIAEIGMLGSSEPTTASGILMTPVSKQRFVLVVPPDNPFPAGAAVGHEQLSGQRVIVGQEGTGMRRLVDEIRAAGVDLTIAIETEYREAILPLVLKGAGMAILTDAWTTLAESAGAKVLQLDPPAYLHIALARRIGPITPAAREFLSAAVDRPKL
- a CDS encoding heparin lyase I family protein: MSPISRRTALGALAATPLLLTAPPASAVRSVLWTGDPARGTKVFDGLETDPGKIGVAADPQGKYGQCFRYDINDWANGKERCETRGLRKPDGSVLRIDNSMLGQTQYIGWRSLWQGINPSDKWVAVYQLHISGYESGKPQSGPYVLRTVGDGKLNFQLTNPNGSSKHIWSMNFPLNSWNSFVIGYKISKGNDGWTEFWVNGKQQTFGNGQTRYPGPTIWGDHLNHKWGIYRSGGNSGKASAFLNGAKLGTTYADVAL